A genomic window from Brassica oleracea var. oleracea cultivar TO1000 chromosome C8, BOL, whole genome shotgun sequence includes:
- the LOC106308703 gene encoding RNA-directed DNA polymerase homolog, whose amino-acid sequence MVKEDGQQKLHDISVVAEYEDVFEPLKGPPPARADVLTIEVEPGAAPISRAPYRLAPTEMAELKKQLEELSDKGFIRPSTSPWGAPVLFVKKKDGSFRLCIDYRGLNKVTIKNKYPLPRIDELLDQLQGASWFSKIDLASGYHQIAIAEGDVRKTAFRTRYGHYEFVVMPFGLTNAPAAFMKLMNDVFREHLDKCVIVFIDDILVYSQSREEHAEHLRIVLVNGQRVKLYMGATTEDERTSVPLSDPILA is encoded by the exons ATGGTTAAGGAGGACGGTCAGCAGAAGCTGCATGATATATCAGTGGTCGCCGAGTACGAGGATGTTTTTGAGCCTTTAAAAGGGCCACCACCAGCTAGAGCGGACGTTCTTACAATAGAAGTAGAGCCAGGAGCAGCACCAATTTCACGAGCTCCATACCGTCTCGCACCAACTGAGATGGCAGAGTTAAAGAAACAATTGGAGGAGCTATCTGATAAGGGGTTTATCAGGCCAAGCACGTCACCGTGGGGAGCACCAGTGTTGTTTGTGAAGAAGAAAGATGGGAGTTTCAGACTTTGTATAGATTACAGAGGTTTGAACAAAGTGACCATCAAGAATAAGTACCCGCTCCCGCGTATCGACGAGTTGTTGGACCAGTTGCAGGGAGCTTCATGGTTCTCTAAGATTGACTTGGCATCGGGATACCACCAGATTGCGATAGCTGAGGGAGATGTGCGGAAGACGGCATTCCGTACCCGTTATGGACATTACGAATTTGTGGTGATGCCATTTGGGTTGACGAACGCACCAGCCGCGTTCATGAAGCTTATGAATGATGTATTCCGTGAGCACTTAGATAAGTGTGTGATCGTTTTCATAGATGACATTTTGGTTTATTCTCAGAGTAGAGAGGAGCATGCTGAACATTTGCGAATTGTGTTGG TCAATGGACAGAGGGTTAAGCTCTACATGGGAGCAACAACAGAGGATGAGAGAACCTCAGTTCCTCTCTCCGATCCCATTCTCGCCTAG
- the LOC106310929 gene encoding uncharacterized protein LOC106310929, whose protein sequence is MMDVESVMCECCGLTEDCTQHYISEVKANFAGKWLCGLCSEVVNDEVSRDLKQTTLEEALNAHVLFCGKFKANPAELVAAGMKQMLRRRSGDMLPAKSKMFGRSKF, encoded by the coding sequence ATGATGGACGTTGAATCGGTGATGTGCGAGTGTTGTGGCTTAACGGAAGATTGTACGCAACACTACATTAGTGAAGTCAAAGCTAACTTCGCCGGAAAATGGCTTTGTGGACTTTGCTCCGAGGTGGTTAACGACGAAGTCAGCCGAGATCTGAAGCAGACGACGTTGGAGGAAGCTCTTAATGCTCACGTGTTGTTTTGTGGCAAGTTTAAAGCTAACCCGGCAGAACTGGTCGCTGCCGGCATGAAACAGATGCTACGTAGGAGGTCTGGTGACATGTTGCCGGCCAAGTCCAAGATGTTCGGAAGATCTAAGTTCTAA